The Nicotiana tomentosiformis chromosome 9, ASM39032v3, whole genome shotgun sequence genome contains the following window.
AGCAttgatgccccaaaggcagctgaaTCGATGGTGATTTATAAGGCTCCGCCTCGGACCGAGGAGATATCGAAGAAAGGTTTAGGCAAGGTCCCAGAGTcattagagatcgaggatgcttcttaccgaagtcaacaaatggtTGTTACATCGGAAGGGGCCGGTTCTGAAGCTCCCCGAattgaggagaacgccccaagcgagtcacctggggcaatagtaatcagaGATTCGCCCACTCTCCCTGCCTTTTCAGAAGGGGatattcgggaagcccaagctttgggggccctcgagataATCTGGTCTCACGAAGAGGGGGAACCCTTTCTGTGATCTGTTTACGGGGGTCGAGGACGCTGCTGGTCCTAGTAATGTGTCGGGCTTTCTCTATGACGTGCAGctagctctgaatcgggtaagctcttaactctctttattttttatgttttgctATTCTttcctaacttcttttcttctttctttgcaggctgtggtggttcatcgagaagcatgctctcggtctcgagctgagcttTATCGGTTCGAGATCGATCTTCAAcgggtcacggaggagaggaactcccttaaactcctcttaaGGCAAAAGGGAGAGGAAATCAAAGATCTccaagctgagttggccaaggctcaccaagatcagaccgatctgtctgagaaggtaatgatacttttaaaagcctatgggcttgataccgaaatgatggctaattttttggtctcacaactgcagcagaaaattgagatgatcggaaaattttgtgaggaggtcgatgtgatacaAGTGGAGTCCTTGAAGTGAAAAGatggtatggaccgctttgctatagagaaagaggctgcttgagcccaattatcatcggttgAAAACCAGCTTCAAActatgaaggagaaaagctcggttcaagtaagaagaatagaggagctcgaggctcagttggcctctgaacttgctaAGGCCGAATCTGATGCTGAAAAGGCAAAGGTCGATGTTGATGCATTCGTGGACGTTTATCGGGccaatgctgaagctgctcagatACAAGCAAAAGAGGCAGCCAAGATTGACAACACTCGAGCGCATTGGGTTGCTGAGCTtactaagtgccgatctcggagggagactctcgaggagatccatgctcgatgTTTCGATCTcattgaagagataaaaagggataAAAAGCTCAAAGCCGATACTGAAGCGTTGGTttccgatgatgacgatgatgatgatgacgatgatgggagcaagagtgggtccgagagcggggaggagcccgatggagaagagactgcccccgaggataaccaagaaacttagtccCTTAGTTTCTATTTCGGATATTGCAAACAATCATGTAAATAATCttgtaaatatatacaaatatattttcttttctcGTCTTGCCTCTGTTTTATTTTTTGTCTTGTGAAGATTTCATTTTactcatgccttatgaatgttttcacaaggctttaggcaatttgatcgaattcgaACTTTGTAGCCTTTATATCCGAGTGAGCgttttcgaactcaaagtaatgtagcccgtaggcttagtaatttcgaacttgaagtaatgtagcctgtaggcttaatagtcaagtgagtgatttcgaactcgaagtaatgtagcccgtaggcttatcagtcgagtgagtaatttcgaactcgaagtaatgtagccagtaggcttagtagtcgagggagtgattttgaactcgaagtaatgtaacccatAGGcctaatgattgagtgagtgatttctcgaactcaagataagagaagcacgtaggcttagtactcgagtgagtgccttgctcgaactcgaagtaatgtagcccgtaggcttaatgattgagtgagtgatttctcgaactcaagataagggtagcccgtaggcttagtattcgagtgagtgcCTTTCTCGacatcgaagtaatgtagcccataggcttaatgattgagtgagtgatttctcgaactcaagataagagtagcccgtaggcttagtattcgagtgagtgcctcgctcgaactcgaagtaatgtagcccgtaggcttaatgattgagtgagtgatttctcgaactcaaaataagattagcccgtaggcttagtattcgagtgagtgctttgctcgaactcgaagtaatgtagcccgtaggcttaatgatttaGGGAGTGATTTCTCGGactcaagataagagtagcccgtaggcttagtattcgagtgagtgccttgctcgaactcgaagtaatgtagcccgtaggcttaatgattgagtgagtgatttcacgaactcaagataagagtagctcgtaggcttagtattcgagtgagtgcctcgcttgaactcgaagtaacgtagcccgtaggcttaatgattgagtgggtgatttctcgaactcaagataagagtagctcgtaggcttagtattcgagtgagtgccttgctggaactcgaagtaatgtagcccgtaggcttagtggtcgagtgagtgatttctaacctgaagtaatgtagcccgtaggcttaatagtcggcAGTCCctgatttatggggtaatggtcggtcCTTGAACCTGTTTGCATAGTAGATCATGAAATAGAGGATGGGTTGTAagacacgagatatgggaaaagaagtttcttttcatgttgttatacatgtgattatgttttgtaccagggatcgagcaacctagacgagcatggttcgttttgaccatttgactcttacaatatttcctatcggaaccctgttgttatgaagtaattTTCTTGTATGAACACTTGAAATATATCCGGGTAATGCCCcgctagtattcgaggttgattataaagaggccttggatactgttggaTTGCTCTAAATTAGCACGATCAATTGTTgcatcattaaaaaccttgccgaaaaacccatttgggataaaaccggtctaagggaaaaagagtgcaacgcgtgctttcagacctagggctttGTATTGAAAgatccatcctagctcctgatcagactcctgcaggggttagtttcgaaatataaacgaatatgggagggtcgtaccttagcattagtatcattttaggtacgacacattccaattgcttgatagttgttttgtcgtttataataccgagcttgtatgatccttttccgacgttttcgagaacctgatacggtccttcccagttcggtcctagttttccttcgtttggatttcgggtattgagggtgactttccttagcactaagtccccgagtttaaaatggcgaagcttggttcttcgattgtagtatctttcgattcgctgcttttgggcggccaattggacgagagcagcttctcgtttttcatccgataattaggctagtgttcatagcctcattatttgactcttctgttgtatatcgaaacctggcactgggttccccgactttgactagaatcaaggcttcagagccataaaCTAAGGAGAACgaggttgcccccgtactagattttgatgttgttcaatatgcccaaagaacttcgggtaggatttctctccattttcccttagcgtcgttcagccttttctttaggttttgaatgatagttttgttcgttgattcggccagtccgttcccactggggtgatacggtgttgataatatcctttttattttatggtcttcgaggaatttagtcacttttctgccgacaaactgtttcccattgtaacacactatttcggcaggtatcccgaatggacatacgatatgatcccggataaagtctataacctctttttctcttactttcacgaatgcctgtgcttcaacccatttagagaaatagtcagtcataaataaaatgaacttatctttacctggggccgatggcagaggactgacgatatccattcccaatttcatgaatagcaatggggataggactgagtgaagctgctctccgggctgatggatcattggtgcaaacctttgacatttgtcacattttcgaacaaactccttcgcatctttgtccatatcgatccaataataccctgccctgattatttttcggactaataaatcggcaccggagtgatttccacaagtacccttgTGCACCTTACGTAGGACATAGTCGGTGTCTCCtagacctaagcatactgccaatggtctatTGAATGTCCTTTGGTATAATGATCCATCTGcagtcaatgtgaatcgagcagctttggttcgtagggccttcgaatttttagggtccgatgggagctttccattctttaaatattcaatatacttattcctccaatcccaagttaagcttgtagaatttatctcagcatgaccttcttcgatcatgaatctcgagagttgaacgacagtccccgagcttatctcgccttcctcgaccgatgaccccaaatttgcaagtgcatcagcctcattattttgttctcgtggaatatgctgtaaagtccattctctgaaatggcgcaaagtgacttgcagtttgtccaaatatctttgcattctatcttctcgaactttgaaggttttgtttacttgatttaccaccagtaaagagtcacatttggcttcaataacttccgctcccaagcttttagctagctcgagacctgcaatcatggcttcatactcggcctcgttgttagtcaacctagtagttttgatagattgcctaatggtgttacccgtgggcggctttaaaacgatgcctagcccggacccttttacgttcgaagctcattccgtaaaaagggtccataccccgaTGATGTACcagatttcaataagagttctttttcaacttcgggtacaagggtcggcgtgaaatcggccacgaagtccgctaaaatttgagacttgatggtcataCGGGGtttatattcgatatcgtacccactgagtttgacgacccatttggccaatcagcctGATAGTTcggcttgtgtaaaatattacgaagtggatAAGTGGTCAGTATGcatatagggtgacattgaaagtatggtcttaactttctagaggcgcttatcagtgcaagtgctaatttttctaagtatggatatctagtctctgcttttcctaaggttcgacttacataataaatagaaaattgcgtaccttgctcttctcgaactaggataccacttaccgcgatttccgatactgccaagtaaaGCAaagtttttcttctatttttggagtatgaagcagtggtgggctcgatagatattgcTTTAactcctctaatgcctgttggcattccggggtccaagcgaaatcattcttcttttttagtagagagaaaaatttgtaaCTCCGATCtaacgaccttgaaatgaatcggcctaaggcagtaatctgtcccgttagcctctgcacggattttacactgtccacgatggagatgtcttctatggccttgattttatcggggttaatctcgatcccccaatttgataccatgaagccgaggaacttgcccgaaccgacccgaaagcacatttctcggggttaagcttcatgttttatttccttaaaatctcgaatatttcctgcaaattagccaaatggtcctctgcgcgcagggacttaactagcatgtcatcaatataaactttcattgatttacttatttgttcctcgaatattttatttactaggcattggtaagtagctcctgcatatTTTAGCCCGAAgcgcatcacattataacaatatgttccatacttggtgacaaatgaagtctttttctggtcttccgggttcatttggatttgattatacccggaataggcatcgagaaaagtaaggaccttgtggccggccgtggcatcgatcatgcgatcgatgttaggctgtggaaaagaatctttggggcatgtcttgtttaaatccttataatctacacacattctaagtttgttccctttttagggactacaactacattggctagccattcgggatattttacctctcgaatggaccctattttgagaagtttagttacctcgtcctttatgagtgcatgttttacctcggactaggGTATTCtctttttgcttcaccggtttgaacttagggtccaggcttagccgatgtgtcgttatatccagtgggatccctgttatatctaaatgggaccaagtaaaatagtctatgttatcgataagaaattgaataagccttttcctgagttcgggggttaatcccgttcctaggtatacctttcattcgggcaaatgctcgattagcatgacttgctccaattcttcaatcgttgattgggtagcgtcggaatcatcgggaaccacgaaggatcgagggatcctttgatcatcatctacctcaatcttctgattttctggttgggttgaagctgacgtctgtgattgctatttggaaTCTTGTTCCCCTTTTGAGTCCGATCCTTTTGTTGACGAGGGTGAGGATATCGGAATTGCTtcttcgacggcaaacatttatctcgcggccggttgttctccgtacactgttttgactccctccgatattgggaatttaagaaccttgtgtagggtcgaaggcacaactctcatgttgtggatccatggccttccaaaaagggcgttgtacctcatgtcgccttcgattatgtggaacttcatttcctagATGGCCCCGGCCACGTTTATCgacagaattatctcgcctttggtggtttcacatgccatattgaatccgtttagaaccagggttgcgggtacgacctggtcctgtagaccgagctgttctacaaccttcgatctaatgatgttggccgagctacctggatcaattaacacacgtttaactttagttttattcataagtacggatattatcATTgtatcgttatgaggttgtatgactccttctgcatcatcatcattgaaggacaaagttcctatagGTGCGTAATCCAGAGTTCGAGATCGCATTTCTCTcataatcgatgtcttagtgcgtttaagcaccgacccttgaggggtatcgacaccgccgatgatcatgtggatgatgagctgtggttcttcttgttcgtttttcttgcagaaatccctatttttgaaatggttcttcgccctgtcGCTTAAACATTTTCGAAGGTGCCCTtaattgaataaccgggctacctcatCTCTTAGTTGCCTATAATCTTCCGTTCGGTGGCTATGGGTGCTatgatatttgcatatttgattgggattcctctaggcaggatcggtctgcatgggtcgaggccatttagtgtctttgatgcgtccgatagccgacacgatggcggatgcatcaatgctgaagttatactccgatagcccatacgcttccttagatccggtaggcctgtcgaacccacttttgttcatcagcccccgaggcCCTTGACTTCGATCACTTATTTTGTTGCTTTGTCCGGGGTTACGTCTGGATTCATTAATTTTGTGGTTTCCGTTATACGGTCGGTATCGATCcttgatcggaccttgttctcgattgatatccgttcgagcagcgggttcagaccccaactgatcatcttcgactctaatttttgattggcaccgattgtgcacgtcagcccaagtgatagctgggtacacgatcaggttatgcttcaaccgccgtgaagccgtcgaacaTCGTTCGTTCAGACCTTAAGTGAAAGCCTGAATAGCCCAATCATCCGTGACTggggtagatccattcgttccatttgaaaacaagacacgaactcccttagtatctcgttatccttttatCTTGCCTTGAACacgtccgacttcctggtctcgacttttatggccccgacgtgtgcttttacgaaggaatccacaagcatagcaaaagaatcgatagaattagatggcaAGTTATGGTactatatcattgctccctttgacagtgTTTAatcgaatttcttcaataatacggattcgatctcatcatcctctagatcgttccctttgatgacacatgtgtatgaggtgacatgttcgttggggttggtagttccgttatattttggaatctcgggcatgcggaacttctttgggatcggtttaggagccgcgcttggggggaaaggcttttttatgaattttttggaatctaagcccttcactattggtggtgcccccgggatctgatcaaccctgaaGTTGTATGTCTCCACCTTTTTGTTGTTTGCTCCGACCCTCCTTTCTCccgattctattcgtttggtcagttcttcgaacatcttagcaatttcaggattagtccccgactcctGCTCATTTAATTTCACTATAGTTGGTTCCGTTGTATGGGCGATTTCTCGGGGTTGACTGGGCTCCGGTCTACTtggtatctgggtttgactctgcaattgagctattgttgcctgttgagcttgcaatattttgaaaatcatacgcaagctgatgccgttttcctcgacgttatgggtatctcgagctgcagaccgagtgccaccatgaatgctattttcagatTCAGAATgaaggttcgcctcaatggccacatgcgaattgatgTCTATCGGTACTTTGATTCGAGATCTAACTgcgttgacaagtggtctttcggtactgggtgtcaagttgttgttctcatcttgaagaccggctttgttgtcgataggtaaggccatttgattGATAGTTAGTCgctgctaatccgaaatccaagataattaagcgcaaaacggtgtgtttttgcagatttgtatcaaataaccactgtcaTCGTTAACCTCACGGTGGACGCtaaactgtttatccgaaaaatggatagagttgaatttatacgtagttataaggatatgtgatatagcttaatataaatcgtaaggataaatagaaatatcaaatatggattgcaaagaatgcaaaataaacaaggttggaaagaagatgatttttaggactaagcaagatgaatcaatttatgaagcttaaaagaataactcttgaatataggagaatatggtgcttgaattacaatgtaagcaaagaaCTGTCTTTTACAGAAATGTagtcatcctctttatagtggaggatcctacttttagatataattaaaaatacatagtgggagacccatgataaatcagcttttccataattcctgccaggattctctcctctggTGGGATTGCAACGGTTCTTGTTTAtgagctcgatatcgactcgagctctcgatcttgactcgacctctcgatcttgactcgagctcgattttgactcggatccttgtattgattcg
Protein-coding sequences here:
- the LOC138899270 gene encoding KNR4/SMI1 homolog; amino-acid sequence: MKRVGKDAVLRLSSFEEEEEASVPKPVKENKRKRASVLEDPKSKKSTDRKPKKNTISLTVESVLRLRDEDDDEEENDGSALAARKKKSIDAPKAAESMVIYKAPPRTEEISKKGLGKVPESLEIEDASYRSQQMVVTSEGAGSEAPRIEENAPSESPGAIAVVVHREACSRSRAELYRFEIDLQRVTEERNSLKLLLRQKGEEIKDLQAELAKAHQDQTDLSEKLQTMKEKSSVQVRRIEELEAQLASELAKAESDAEKAKVDVDAFVDVYRANAEAAQIQAKEAAKIDNTRAHWVAELTKCRSRRETLEEIHARCFDLIEEIKRDKKLKADTEALVSDDDDDDDDDDGSKSGSESGEEPDGEETAPEDNQET